Proteins from a genomic interval of Microbacterium esteraromaticum:
- the leuS gene encoding leucine--tRNA ligase encodes MSAHDIQRKWQQYWAENETFLAGGDDDDRPRKYVLAMFPYPSGDLHMGHAENYLYSDVVARFWRHRGHNVLNPIGWDSFGLPAENAAIRRGADPREWTYQNIAQQKAAFQSYGVSFDWSRVLHTSDPEYYRWNQWLFLKMYERGLAYRKKSPVNWCPNDQTVLANEQVVDGRCERCGAEVVKKKLTQWYFRITDYADRLLDDLNQLEGRWPHKVLQMQRNWIGRSVGADVDFRIEGRDEPVTVFTTRPDTLHGATFFVVAPDSDLASELAADAPAEVQQRFTEYLAQVQKTSEIDRQSTDRPKTGVFLERFAVNPVNGERMPIWAADYVLADYGHGAVMAVPAHDQRDLDFARAFDLPVKVVVDTTAPVTGTIPVIETDDDGVAVATLDEQHPSHTGIALTGEGRMINSGELDGLSKRTAVARQIERLEKDGLGRAAKNYRLRDWLISRQRFWGTPIPMLHTEDGDVVPVDESALPVRLPSVEGLDLSPKGSSPLGAAEAWVRTVDPSTGEPVLRDPDTMDTFVDSSWYYLRFLSPNSDQVAFDPAQARRWAPIDSYIGGVEHAILHLLYARFITKVLYDMGLVEFTEPFSSLINQGMVILDGAKMSKSKGNLVLFQEELEAFGADALRVGLAFAGPVEDDKDWADVSMTGAQKFLSRAMRVATDVATAPGTSFDGGDAALRRVTHHLLAEAPGLVEQTKFNVLVARLMELVNAIRKTIDTGAGAADPAVREAAETVAVMLDLIAPHTAEEMWEILGHQPSVGLVTWPQADPSLMVEDTITCAVQVGGKVRATLDVPAKISETELEALARADERVQRALEGKQIVRVIVRAPKIVNFAVKG; translated from the coding sequence ATGTCCGCGCACGACATCCAGCGCAAGTGGCAGCAGTACTGGGCCGAGAACGAGACGTTCCTTGCCGGCGGCGACGATGACGACCGTCCGCGCAAGTACGTGCTGGCGATGTTCCCGTACCCCTCGGGCGATCTGCACATGGGGCACGCCGAGAACTACCTCTACAGCGACGTCGTCGCACGGTTCTGGCGTCACCGCGGGCACAACGTGCTCAACCCGATCGGATGGGACTCGTTTGGTCTGCCCGCCGAGAACGCCGCGATCCGTCGCGGCGCCGACCCGCGTGAGTGGACCTACCAGAACATCGCGCAGCAGAAGGCGGCGTTCCAGTCGTACGGTGTGTCCTTCGACTGGTCGCGCGTGCTGCACACCTCCGACCCGGAGTACTACCGCTGGAACCAGTGGCTGTTCCTGAAGATGTACGAGCGCGGGCTCGCGTACCGCAAGAAGAGCCCGGTCAACTGGTGCCCCAATGACCAGACCGTGCTGGCGAACGAGCAGGTGGTCGACGGCCGTTGCGAGCGCTGTGGCGCCGAGGTCGTCAAGAAGAAGCTCACGCAGTGGTACTTCCGCATCACCGACTACGCCGACCGACTGCTCGACGACCTCAACCAGCTCGAGGGCCGTTGGCCGCACAAGGTGCTGCAGATGCAGCGCAACTGGATCGGCCGCTCGGTCGGTGCCGACGTCGACTTCCGCATCGAGGGGCGTGACGAGCCCGTCACCGTGTTCACGACGCGGCCCGACACGCTGCACGGGGCGACGTTCTTCGTCGTCGCTCCCGACTCCGATCTCGCCTCCGAGCTGGCGGCGGATGCCCCGGCCGAGGTGCAGCAGCGTTTCACCGAGTACCTCGCTCAGGTGCAGAAGACCAGTGAGATCGACCGTCAGTCGACTGACCGCCCCAAGACCGGTGTGTTCCTGGAGCGTTTCGCGGTCAATCCCGTCAACGGCGAGCGGATGCCCATCTGGGCGGCCGACTATGTGCTGGCCGACTACGGTCATGGCGCTGTCATGGCGGTGCCGGCGCACGACCAGCGCGACCTCGACTTCGCGCGCGCCTTCGACCTGCCGGTCAAGGTCGTCGTCGACACCACCGCGCCCGTCACCGGCACGATCCCGGTGATCGAGACCGATGACGACGGCGTCGCTGTGGCGACCCTCGATGAGCAGCATCCGTCGCACACGGGTATCGCGTTGACCGGCGAGGGCCGGATGATCAACTCGGGTGAGCTGGACGGCCTCTCCAAGCGCACGGCGGTCGCGCGTCAGATCGAGCGCCTCGAGAAGGACGGTCTGGGCCGCGCAGCCAAGAACTATCGTCTGCGCGACTGGCTGATCTCGCGCCAGCGGTTCTGGGGCACGCCGATCCCGATGCTGCACACCGAGGACGGCGACGTCGTGCCGGTCGACGAGTCGGCGCTGCCGGTGCGCCTGCCGAGCGTCGAAGGACTCGACCTGTCACCCAAGGGCAGCTCGCCGCTGGGCGCCGCTGAGGCGTGGGTGCGCACGGTCGACCCGAGCACGGGCGAGCCCGTGCTGCGTGACCCCGACACGATGGACACCTTCGTGGACAGCTCCTGGTACTACCTGCGCTTCCTGTCGCCGAACAGTGACCAGGTGGCCTTCGACCCGGCGCAGGCGCGCCGTTGGGCGCCGATCGATTCGTACATCGGCGGCGTCGAGCACGCCATTCTGCACCTGCTGTACGCACGCTTCATCACCAAGGTGCTGTACGACATGGGCCTGGTCGAGTTCACCGAGCCGTTCTCGAGCCTGATCAACCAGGGCATGGTGATCCTCGATGGCGCGAAGATGTCGAAGTCCAAGGGCAACCTGGTGCTGTTCCAGGAAGAGCTCGAAGCCTTCGGCGCCGACGCGCTGCGGGTGGGCCTGGCCTTCGCCGGTCCGGTGGAGGACGACAAGGACTGGGCCGACGTCTCGATGACCGGCGCTCAGAAGTTCCTGTCCCGTGCCATGCGCGTCGCCACCGACGTCGCGACGGCTCCCGGCACCTCGTTCGACGGCGGTGACGCCGCGCTGCGTCGCGTGACTCACCACCTGCTCGCCGAGGCCCCAGGACTGGTCGAGCAGACCAAGTTCAACGTGCTCGTCGCGAGGCTGATGGAGCTCGTCAACGCGATCCGCAAGACCATCGACACCGGAGCGGGCGCCGCCGACCCGGCCGTGCGCGAGGCTGCCGAGACGGTCGCCGTGATGCTCGATCTCATCGCCCCGCACACCGCGGAGGAGATGTGGGAGATCCTCGGTCACCAGCCGTCGGTCGGCCTCGTGACGTGGCCGCAGGCAGACCCGTCGCTCATGGTCGAGGACACCATCACCTGCGCTGTTCAGGTGGGCGGAAAGGTACGCGCCACGCTCGATGTTCCGGCGAAGATCTCGGAGACCGAGCTGGAGGCACTCGCCCGCGCCGATGAGCGGGTGCAGCGTGCACTCGAGGGCAAGCAGATCGTCCGCGTCATCGTCCGCGCGCCGAAGATCGTGAACTTCGCCGTCAAGGGCTGA
- a CDS encoding anthranilate synthase component I family protein yields the protein MPVPTPLTVLPLADEPQTSPLDVEALFHGLFGTERAAFWLDAGADAGDGWSILGAGVIEDDPDVVNAVPLGGQNSDADIREPVVPFHGGWVGWLPYETGAAACGAPTAASDDAPAWIAVTHAVAVDHATGGIFALAAADAVGAWRSTVADALETAPPLPDLPAAAGITAHARHHVADYAAAIERCRAAIERGDAYQLCLTTRFTSPRPDDPFTVYRRLRTATPAHHGGYLRVGERYLLSASPEQFLAVERGEISTSPIKGTRPRGATLQLDAQLAEELRTDVKERAENVMIVDLMRNDLSHVGDPGSVRVDRLWQVESYPAVHQLVSTVSARLRAGVTFGELCGAAYPAGSMTGAPKLSAMTILHELEQGPRGVYAGCFGHVGLDGRVDLAMVIRSIVIGPDGAVVGAGGGITWLSRPDAETAEVATKARAPLAALGVRLPDEWASLLP from the coding sequence GTGCCTGTACCCACCCCGCTGACCGTCCTGCCGCTCGCCGATGAGCCGCAGACCTCACCCCTTGACGTCGAAGCGCTGTTCCACGGGCTGTTCGGCACCGAACGGGCGGCGTTCTGGCTGGACGCCGGGGCCGACGCAGGCGACGGGTGGAGCATTCTGGGCGCCGGCGTGATCGAGGACGACCCCGACGTCGTGAATGCTGTGCCGCTCGGCGGACAGAACAGCGACGCGGACATTCGTGAGCCGGTGGTTCCGTTCCATGGCGGATGGGTGGGGTGGCTTCCCTATGAGACGGGCGCCGCCGCCTGCGGGGCGCCAACGGCAGCATCCGACGATGCCCCCGCATGGATCGCTGTGACGCACGCCGTCGCCGTCGACCACGCGACGGGTGGGATCTTCGCGCTCGCCGCGGCGGATGCTGTCGGCGCGTGGCGCAGCACCGTGGCTGACGCGCTCGAGACGGCACCTCCGTTGCCCGACCTGCCCGCTGCGGCAGGCATCACCGCCCATGCGCGCCACCACGTCGCCGACTATGCCGCCGCGATCGAGCGGTGCCGGGCGGCGATCGAGCGCGGCGACGCCTATCAGCTCTGCCTGACCACGCGGTTCACCTCGCCGCGGCCCGATGACCCGTTCACGGTGTACCGCCGCCTGCGCACGGCCACTCCGGCGCACCACGGCGGGTACCTGCGGGTGGGGGAGCGCTACCTGCTCAGCGCCAGCCCCGAGCAGTTCCTCGCGGTCGAGCGCGGCGAGATCTCCACGAGTCCGATCAAGGGCACCCGGCCTCGCGGTGCGACGCTCCAACTTGACGCTCAGCTCGCCGAAGAGCTGCGCACCGACGTCAAGGAACGTGCCGAGAACGTGATGATCGTCGACCTCATGCGCAATGACCTCTCGCATGTGGGGGATCCCGGCAGTGTGCGCGTGGACCGGCTGTGGCAGGTGGAGAGCTATCCGGCCGTGCACCAGCTGGTCAGCACCGTCAGTGCTCGGCTACGCGCCGGGGTGACCTTCGGCGAGCTGTGCGGGGCGGCGTATCCCGCCGGCAGCATGACCGGCGCCCCCAAGCTGTCGGCGATGACGATCCTGCACGAGCTCGAACAGGGACCCCGTGGCGTGTACGCCGGGTGCTTCGGACACGTCGGTCTGGACGGGAGGGTGGATCTGGCGATGGTGATCCGCTCGATCGTGATCGGCCCCGACGGCGCCGTGGTCGGGGCCGGCGGCGGCATCACCTGGCTCTCCCGGCCCGACGCCGAGACGGCCGAGGTGGCGACCAAGGCGCGCGCCCCGCTGGCGGCGCTGGGGGTGCGGCTTCCGGACGAGTGGGCGAGCCTGCTGCCCTGA
- a CDS encoding DedA family protein: protein MDDFVQWAIEMVQSVDPVLRTVLAGIAVMLETSVLIGLIVPGDTVVLVASIGVASWTEGIILGITVIVGALIGESIGFWLGHWVGPHIRTSWLGRRIGEDHWMRAERYVLRRGGVAIFLSRFLPVLHSLVPLTVGMSDYAYRRFIAWTLPACVLWTAIYVGVAATAAGNYDELSARVHNAGYIFVAIIVALLLAVVIGKKVLHRIEARHMAHDADAESAEERPHTEP, encoded by the coding sequence GTGGACGACTTCGTGCAATGGGCCATCGAGATGGTGCAGTCGGTGGATCCGGTGCTGCGCACGGTGCTGGCCGGGATCGCGGTCATGCTCGAGACGAGCGTGCTGATCGGGCTGATCGTTCCCGGCGACACGGTCGTGCTGGTGGCGTCGATTGGCGTCGCCTCGTGGACCGAGGGCATCATCCTAGGGATCACGGTGATCGTCGGCGCGCTCATCGGGGAGTCGATCGGGTTCTGGCTGGGCCACTGGGTGGGTCCGCACATCCGCACATCCTGGTTGGGGCGACGCATCGGCGAGGACCACTGGATGCGGGCGGAGCGCTACGTGCTGCGCCGTGGCGGCGTGGCCATCTTCCTCTCCCGGTTCTTGCCAGTACTGCACTCGCTCGTGCCCCTCACGGTGGGCATGAGCGACTACGCGTACCGGCGCTTCATCGCGTGGACTCTTCCCGCGTGCGTGCTGTGGACCGCAATCTACGTCGGTGTCGCCGCGACGGCCGCAGGCAACTACGACGAGCTGTCCGCGCGCGTGCACAACGCCGGCTATATCTTCGTCGCGATCATCGTGGCCCTTCTGCTGGCCGTCGTGATCGGCAAGAAAGTGCTGCACCGCATCGAGGCACGGCACATGGCACACGACGCCGACGCCGAGTCCGCCGAGGAGCGACCGCACACCGAACCATGA